The Paenibacillus sp. FSL H7-0357 nucleotide sequence GTTAAAGAGGCGGAGGCTTTGTACAAGCAGTTGGACGTTGGGATTCAGGTCTGGTGACTCTAGGAATACACAGTTTAAGATCCAACAACCGGTAACTAGGGCATATACATAACTGCACTATTTCGCTGAGTGCAAACCAGAATAGCTGACAGATAGAGCGATATATTAATGTGGTAATATAGTAAAATAGTTCTATTATATTTTTGTAACGAGGTTATTAATTCCCTGTTTTTAGATATATATAACTAATTTATTTAAAATAATGGGTCTATTTTACCATAAATCAAGGGGAACTGAAAATGACAGACCGATTAATCCGGCTGATGCGCATCATTACGCTAGTTCAGGCCAAACCCGGAATTTTAGCCCGTGAGCTGGCGGAACGCTGCGGCAACAGTGAGAGAACGATATACCGGGATATGGATGCGCTAAGTGCCATGCATATCCCTATTACCCACCTGGGGCACGGGAAGGGATATGCTTTTATCGGGAACTTTGCACTCTATCCTTTAGATTTGTCGGAAGAAGAATCGGCCGCATTTTCACAGCTCCGCGGCATTATGAATGACATTAAGCCACTGCTGCCTGCGCATTTTGAAGACGCCTATGAAAAAATCATGGCTGCGGAATATAAGCAGAAGGCGGAAAGGGAAGAGAAGATGGAAAGCGTAAAAAAAGAAGCCGGGCAGCATTGGACAGAGAGGGGGACTTCGCAGGGGGAGCCTTCGCCTTTTCTGACGGAAATTCTGCTGGCTATAATGAAACAGCGAAGCTTTCAGGCGGATTACAGTGAAAATGCCTATGAAGAGAAGGAGATACAGATCGATCCGTACTGCCTGGTTCCGCTGGAGAACCGCTATCATTTAATTGGTTTCTGCCACCGCTTTGGCATGATCCGGGCTTTTCACATCAACGGGTTCTCGAGTGTCAGGCCGTTGAACCGTTTTTTTTCCAAGGAGCAATTTGATCTGCAGTCTTTTATGAAGCAGAAGTGGCGTTTGGACCAAGACAGTCTGGAGATCGAATTCAAGGTGAAATTTTCGGAACGGATGATGGATTGGATCAAATATGAGGAGTTGTTTGTAAAACCGAGCAAGGTGGACCGCCAGAGCCGCTTTCTCCACTTTAAGGTAGCTGTTGAACAGGATATTGGATTTGTTCGTTGGATCATGAAATTCGAGGAGGAAGCGGAGATTGTGGAGCCGTTTTACTATAGGGATATGATGAGGGTTCAACTGGAAAGGTGGCTATTGGTCTACAAATAGAGCAGGATCTTTTTGTTTTGTCATTAATTATACCCTTAAACCCTATGAGGTTAGTTAATCTTGTAAATTTTTCTTGTCTACCATGGTTTTATATAGTAATGTTATACATTAAATAACAACTATGTCGAATTAATGCTAAAAACTAACTTATTATGTAAGGTATTCGCGGTTGAATCTCTCTTTTAGAGAGATTTTCTTGTCAGTCATTTGACCTTTGTTCAATTTTTAATAGAAGAGAGGGTTCATTTTGATCCAGCCAATTCTGGAAATTGAGGATTTGCATACTCATTTTTTTACGGATCGTGGAGAGGTTCCTGCTGTGGACGGCGTCGATTTGTATATTGATCCGGGCGAGGTTCTTGGAGTGGTTGGTGAATCGGGCTGCGGCAAGAGCGTCACTTCATTGTCCATCCTAAAGCTGGTTCCGAATCCTCCCGGCCGGATTGTAGGCGGCCGCATTCTATTAAAAGGGCAGGATCTTGTGCCGCTTAGGGAAAAAGAAATGCGAAAGATCCGCGGAGACGCGGTATCGATGATCTTCCAGGAGCCAATGACTTCGCTTAACCCGCTGTTTACGGTAGGTCAGCAGATTATCGAAACTGTGCGGCTTCACCGCGGCTTATCGAAAAGAGAAGCACGGGAGCATGCGGTAGAGATGCTCCGCAAAGTAGGAATACCGCGGCCGGAAGCGATCATTGATGAGTATCCTCACCAGTTGTCGGGCGGCATGCGCCAGCGGGTGATGATCGCGATGTCGATCTCCTGCAGTCCGGAGCTGCTCATTGCCGATGAACCCACAACGGCGCTGGATGTAACGATTCAGGCGCAGATTCTGGATTTGATCCGGCGGTTGAATGAAGAACAAGGCACTGCGGTCATGCTGATTACCCATGATCTTGGAGTCGTGGCGGAGATGTGCCACCGGGTTGCTGTTATGTATGCCGGCAAGATCGTAGAGGAAGGCTGTGTGCGCGATATTTTTAAAAATCCGCTTCATCCCTATACGAGGGGGCTTATACAGTCTGTGCCAAGAATGAACGAGGTCCGGGAACGGCTGTATTCCATTCCCGGCAATGTGCCGATTCTCAATAAAGATATGCAGGGCTGCCGGTTTGCACCCCGCTGTCCGGATATGATGGACATCTGCCGCGAGTCGCTTCCTGAGCTGTCACTGCAGGAAGACCGGCACAGCTGCAGATGCTGGCTGCATGACAGCCAACAGGAGGATGCTGTATGAGCGAGAACCTGCTCGAGGTTATTGGCCTCAAGAAGTATTATCCGATTCATAAAGGTTTCTTCAACAAGGTGCAAGGGGCTGTCAAAGCGGTGGACGATATTTCCTTCTCCGTAAACAAAGGCGAGACCTTTGGACTGGTGGGGGAAAGCGGCTGCGGCAAATCGACAACCGGGCGTTCGCTGCTGCGGCTGATCGAGCCTACAGCAGGGGAGGTCTGGTTCGAAGGCCAGGATATCACCAGGCTCACTCTGGAAGAAATGCGCAAGCGCCGGCGGGAGATGCAGATTGTCTTTCAGGACCCGTTCTCTTCCCTTGACCCGCGGAATACGGTGCAGCGTATTCTGGAAGAGCCGATGATTGTACATGGTGTTGGCGATGCCAGGCAGCGGAGGGATACTGTCGAGCGGCTGGCTGATGTAGTCGGCTTGGCGAAGGCACATCTCCAGCGTTACCCGCATCAGTTCTCCGGCGGACAACGGCAGCGGATTGGAATCGCCCGGGCGCTTGCCCTGCAGCCGAAGCTGATTATAGCGGATGAGCCTGTGTCCGCACTGGATGTATCCATCCAGTCTCAGGTCATTAATCTGATGCAGGATTTACAGAAGGAATTTGGACTTACCTACATATTTATAGCCCATGATCTCAGTGTGGTGAAGCATATCTGTGACCGTGTCGCCGTAATGTACCTGGGACGGATTGTAGAGATTACCGATAAGTACAAGCTTTATGCCGAGCCGCAGCACCCGTATACACAGGCGCTGCTGTCGGCTGTTCCCGAACCCGATCCCGATATCCGCAAGAAACGGGTTATTCTGCAGGGGGAAGTGCCGAGTCCGGCCAATGCGCCTGTCGGTTGTGCCTTTAATACCCGTTGTCCCCGGGTGATGGACGTATGCCGCAATGTAAGACCACCGTTGATCGAGACCGGGCCAGGGCATCTAACCGCATGCCATTTATATGATGATGCTGACACCCGGCTGGCTTAACAAGACTTGACGACATCTTAGAAAGACTCCGGCAGGAGTTATCTTAAAATATAAGAAATTATATGTTTCACATGATAACTTATCCTTCTATTTCTCGCTGAAACGGTACCGTCCTTAAAAAGGACGGCAAAGCCGTTTACACTTGGTATTCAGAGCGAGCAACCATTCATGAATGCAATTAGTGGACTTGGTATATGGCAGTGCTTTGGCGCAGCTCCATATAGACGCTTTAATACTTTTAATGAAGGAAGGGAGTTTTCTAGAGATGAACAAATGGAGTAGTCTTGCACTGGCAGTGACGCTGGGGGCGGTATTAACGTTAAGCGGCTGCGGAGGCAACAATAACGCAAGCACGGAATCAACTGCGGGGGGCAATACAGCGGCAACTGCCGCACCGGAAAGCTCTCCTGATTCTGCGGCAACGTCACAGGATACACTGATATTGGGGCGCGGCGGTGACTCGGCTTCGCTGGACCCGGCAATCGTAACCGATGGTGAATCTTTGAAGATTGCCCATCAGGTATTTGACTCTCTGCTGGAATACAAACCGGGGACCTCTGAGGTGCAGGCTTCACTTGCAGACAGCTGGGAAGTCTCAGCCGACGGCTTAATCTACACCTTCAAGCTGCATCCGGGTGTGAAGTTCCATGATGGATCAGACTTTGATGCCGAGGCTGTCGTGTTTAACTTCACGCGCTGGAGTGATCCGGCAAGTGAATACAAATTCGAAGGCGATTCCTTTGACTACTATGACTCCATGTTCGGTCCGGACGGAAGCCGTGTCATTAAAGAGGTGAAGGCTGTTGATGCCACAACCGTGCAATTTGTGCTTAATCAGCCGCAGGCCCCTTTCCTGCAGAATATCGCCATGACCTCCTTCGGGATTGCCAGCCCTACAGCGATTAAGGAGAAGAAGGAAAACTTCAAGAATGAGCCGGTAGGCACAGGACCGTTTGTGTTCACCGAATGGAAGCACAATGATTCCATTACGCTGGACAAGAATCCGGGCTACTGGAAAGAAGGGCTTCCTAAGCTGAACAAAGTTATCGTCCGCTCCATTCCGGATAACTCTGCGCGCTTCACTGCTCTGCAGAACGGTGAAATCGACCTGATGGAAGACCTTAGCCCTGATGATCTGTCCACACTGGAAGGCAACACCGGGCTGCAGAAGATTGAACGCCCGCCGTTTAATGTCTCGTACCTCGGCTTCAACTTCAATAAGAAACCTTTTGACAACGTGAAAGTAAGACAAGCGCTGAACCATGCGGTGAATAAGCAGGCCATTATCGAAGCGTTCTTCTCAGGTCAGGCAACGGCTGCTGTTAACCCGATGCCGCCATCACTATGGGGCTATAACGATGCCGTGAAGGATTATGAATATGATCTGGAGAAGGCAAAAGCGCTGCTGGCTGAGGCTGGATATCCTGAGGGTCTGCCGGATCCGGTAACCTTGTATGCTATGCCAGTCTCCCGTCCTTATATGCCTGACGGCAAGAAGGTTGCTGAGGCGATTCAAGCCGATTGGGAAAAAATTGGCGTGAAGACGGTAATCGAGTCCCCTGAATGGGCTACTTACCTTGACGACACAAAAGTCGGAGAAAAAGATGACATCTACATGCTCGGCTGGACCGGTGATAACGGTGACCCGGATAACTTCCTGTATACGCTCCTTGATAAAGATGCTATTCCGGGCAACAACCGTTCCTTCTATATTAATGAAGAATTGCATACGGTTCTGATCAATGCACAGAAGGAAACGGACCAAGCCAAACGCTCCGACCTGTACAAGCAGGCTCAGGAAATCATCAAAGCGGATGCGCCTTGGATTCCGCTTGTGCACACGACTCCGCTGCTGGCTGCCAAAGCCAATCTCAAGGGTTTTGTTCCAGGTCCGACAGGTACGGAATATTACAGCGCAATCTACTTCGAATAGTAGGTGAGCTGATTTGAACTCCTACCTATTAAAACGTGTAATGGTTTTAATCCCGGTGCTGATTGGGATGACAATCATTGTCTTCTCTATTATCCATGCGATTCCGGGAGATCCGGCAGAGACGATTCTGGGACAAAAGGCAACGGAGCAGTCCAAGCAGGCGCTGCGGGAACAACTGGGTCTCGACAAGCCATGGCTGCAGCAGTATTTCAATTATATGGGCGATTTGCTGCAAGGCGATTTGGGTACCTCGATCCGTACCAAAACGCCAATCGCCAAAGAAATTATGCCTTATCTGGCCGCTACCCTGGAACTTACGGCGGCGAGTATGCTGTTCGCCACTGTTGTGGGAGTCAATGCCGGTATTCTAAGCGCCTGGCGGCAAAATTCATGGTTTGATTATACCGCAATGATTATAGCGCTCATTGGTGTGTCCATGCCGATTTTCTGGCTTGGTCTGATGGAGCAGCTGTTATTCTCGCTGAAATTACACTGGCTGCCCTCCATAGGCAGGATGGACCAGCGCAATCCGGTGGAGAGCATCACCAATCTCTACGTGATTGATACGATACTGGCAGGCCGCTGGGACCAGTTGTGGACGGTTGTTAAACATCTGATCCTGCCAAGCATTGCACTGGGCACGATTCCTATGGCGATTATCGCCCGGATGACCCGCTCCAGCATGCTGGAGGTAATGAATTCGGACTACATCCGTACGGCAAAAGCCAAAGGGTTATCGCAATTTCTCGTAGTATACAAGCATGCGCTCAAAAATTCGCTGATTCCTGTATTGACTGTGGTGGGGCTGCAGACAGGCGCTCTGCTCGGCGGGGCGGTGCTGACAGAGACGATCTTTGCATGGCCGGGTGTGGGAAGATATATATTTGAGGCGATCAGCTCGCGTGACTATCCTGTCATTCAGACTGGCATTCTGATTATTGCTTTTATTTTCGTAATCATTAATCTGCTTGTGGATCTGCTCTATGCCGTCGTTGATCCACGCATCAATTACAAGTGAGGGGTGAATCTGTGGCACAGGCAACAGTTAACGTAACGCCCCCGAAGGTGCCTGCCGAAAAGGGCTCCGGACCTTGGCATGATGCGTGGAGGGCATTCCGCAAGAACAAGACGGCTATGCTCGGGCTCTGTATTATTTTGTTTTTCGTGCTGATTGCGCTGTTTGCTCCGCTTATCGCGCCGTATAGCTTCAAGGAGCAGGAGCTGGTGAACCGGCTGAAGGCACCGTCGGCTGACCATTGGTTCGGCACGGACGATCTGGGAAGAGATCTGTTCAGCCGGGTCCTGTACGGTGCCCGTATCTCGCTTTGGGTCGGGTTCTCTTCAGTGATCGGTTCTATTATTGTCGGCACGTTTCTGGGGGTTCTAGCCGGATTCTATGGCAAGTGGGTAGACATGCTGATCTCCAGAATGTTTGATATCCTCTTGGCTTTTCCGAGTATTCTGCTCGCGATTGCAATTGTGGCCATACTCGGACCCTCTCTGCGGAATGCGCTGCTCGCCATTGCGATTGTTAATATCCCGACCTATGGAAGACTCGTGCGGGCCAAGGTGCTCAGCTTGAAGTCGGAGGAATACATCACGGCGGCAAGAGCGATCGGGATGACGAATACGCGTATTCTGCTGACTCATATTCTGCCGAACAGCCTGACGCCGATCATTGTACAGGGGACGTTGGGCATCGCAACGGCCATTATCGAAGCGGCAGCCCTCGGCTTCCTTGGCCTTGGTGCGCAGCCGCCTGATCCGGAATGGGGCAAGATGCTCTCCGATTCGCGCCAGTTCATTCAGAAAGCGCCATGGACGGTCATTTTTCCGGGGATGTCAATCATGTTGACTGTACTCGGATTCAACCTGATGGGAGACGGACTGCGCGATGTGCTTGATCCGCGGATGAAGAGTTAAAATAACGAAGTCCAGGGAAGCCCTTAGGCGTTTACACGCCTGGGGGCTTTTTTGCTATGAAGCCCATTATAAATAAAAATGTATGTTAAGGTGTAATCTGTATCAATCATAACTAAATATAAGCAAACATAACCAAACGTATAGAAAAACGAAAAAAGGTATGCTAGAATATCATCTAAATATACAAGATATATAAATGGGAGGAATGGAAATGTTCAAGAAATTAGCGTTGGTTGTCATGACTGTAATGCTTGCTGTGGGCTTGTCGGCAATACCTGAGAGACAGGCAGAGGCGGCGAAGAAGAAAACCGAAATTATTGTATCTGCCGCAGCCAGCCTGCAGGACAGTCTTGACAAGATTGCCGTTCTTTATGAGAAGCAGCATCCTGATATCGACCTCGTCTTTAACTATGGCGCTTCCGGTACATTGCAGAAGCAGATTGAACAAGGCGCTCCGGCCGATCTGTTCTTCTCAGCAGGAGATAAGCAAATGACAGCGCTGGTGGATGGCAAACTCATTTCAGACCATACGGAACTTCTAAAGAATCAGCTGGTTCTCATTGTGCCTTCGGATTCCAAAGCCAAGATTACAACAATCACACAGCTTACAGATAAAACGTTCAAGAAGGTTGCTGTCGGACAACCGGAATCGGTGCCGGCGGGCCAATATGCGCAGCAGTCATTGACTGCGAAGAATGTATGGGACACGCTGCAGAGTAAACTGGTATTCGCCAAGGATGTCCGCCAGGTGCTCTCCTACGTGGAAACAGGCAATGCTGATGCCGGATTTGTGTATAAGACGGATGCCCTAACCTCCAAGAAAGTGAAGATCGCCCTTACTGTAGGGGCACAGGTGCACAAAGCAATCAATTATCCGGTCGGGATCGTTAAGGATTCCAAACATCAGGCAGAGGCCAAAGCATTCTATAACTACGTGCAAGCCAAGGCGGCAAGCGATATTTTTACCGGCTACGGCTTTCAGCTTGCCAAGTAATTCTAATCGAACTTAAGCGGGGTGAAAGCGGATGGAGATCAATTGGACTGATTTTTTCGCCCCGGTCTGGCTTTCGGTCAAAATCTCTGTAATCACGAGCATCATCGTATTCCTTCTGGCAACCTTCGCGGCCAAAAAGATGGCGGGCCGGAGGTTCCCCGGATACAGTCTGGTCGAGACCATTCTGCTGCTGCCGCTTGTACTGCCCCCTACCGTGGTCGGCTTTGTGCTTCTGGTCATTTTGGGACGTCGGAGCTGGATTGGCAGGTTGTATGAGCAGTTCACAGAGCATACCATTCTCTTTACCTGGGGGGCTGCCGTTATTGCTGCGGTGGTTGTGGCCTTTCCGCTGGTCTACCGGACCGTTAAGGCCGGATTTGAGGATGTGGAAAAGGATCTTGAGGATGCGGCGCGTGCGCAGGGTGCCAGTGAACTGCAGGTGCTGCGTTATGTAACGCTGCCGCTTGCCAGCCGTTCTCTGGCTGCAGGGTATGTGCTTGGCTTTGCCCGCGGGCTTGGTGAATTTGGAGCTACGATCATGGTAGCAGGCAATATTCCCGGCCGTACACAGACGGTGCCCACCGCCATATATGTGGCCGTCGACGGCGGCGACATGACGCTCGCCTGGATGTGGGTATGCTCGATTATCGTAATCTCAGCCGTTATGCTGATGTTTGTCAATCGCCGTTCTTGAATGTAAGTATGCGGATAACCTCCGGTTTTGCCATCAAGCATCATGGCGAGACCGGAGGTTATTTACTATGATCATAGAGAAAACAGAACATTTGAGGACGGCTAATAAATGATTATGTGAAATTTCGAACAAAGCCTGGAGTTCATTCGTAATGTTAATTGAAAGGGTGGGCGGGGGCACATGATTACCGATAAACAACTCATTGAAGGGTGCCGGTCCGGCCGCCGTGAAATGCTGGGACTGCTCGTCGACAGATACAAGGATGATTTGTACCGGTTTTGCCGCCACCTTACCCTGAATGCCCAGGATGCCGAGGACCTGTTTCAGGAGGTGTGGGTCCGGGTCATCCGCAAGCTGGAGAAATATGATTGTGAGCGTTCCTTTAAAGCCTGGCTGTTTCAGGTTACGGTCAATCTGCATAGGGACCGCTACCGCAGATGGAAAAAATTCCAGCACCGTTTTCTGGGTGAGGCATCTTTCCAGGCGGATTTCCTGAACATCCGGGATTCCTCGCCTCTCACGGAAGAGGCCTTGCTGCGGAATGAACGGAACGCCGAGCTGGAGCAGGGGCTGCGTGCGTTATCCAAGCGGTATTTGGCGCCGCTGGTTCTCTATTATTACAACGAATTCAGCTATGAGGAGATTGCGGAGATGCTTGGCATTCCCGTGGGAACGGTCAAGTCAAGGCTCAATCAAGGGAAGAAGCTGCTGCAAACCTCCATGCAGCATGTAAAGGAGGGAACGTAATGAATGAAGAGGAAGTGCAGGATCAGCTGCTAAGCCAATATTTTAATGAACCGGCCCTGGCTCCTCCCCGGCTTGTTGCGGATACGCTCCGGAAAATAACGGCTGCAGAAAGATTGGGAAGAAGCATTATCGCTGTCGTGGGGATTCAAGTTATTGTGCTAATGCTGCTGGGAGCCTGCGTGCTGACGGGTCCTCTTCCCCTGCTATGGAAGCTGGCCCTGCTGCTGGCCTTCGGTCTCGTTCAGACATCTGCTGCCGCAGCGCTGCTGTTCTGCCTGTCCGGCAGATCGGGTGCAGCAGCCCGGGCATGATTTTTCAGGTATATGGGGCAGGCGGACACCAGACATCCGCATTATTCTCAAAGGAGGACGGCATATGAAGAGACATAAGCCGCTTGGCAAATTGCTTTTTTGGGTGCTTACAACCGGCTTCTTGCTTACTCTGGCCTTAATGGGATATTGGATGTTTCCCTATATGTCGGATGTCCTTAGCGAGGAACGTGGCTGGTTTTTGTTTATGGGGCTGGCCGTGCTGCTGCTCATTGGTTTGAATGGAGCTATAGCCGTATTCATCTACAGGGATGCTTCGCGTATGGGGATGAACACATGGTTGTGGATGACTGCTGTAATCTACATTCCCAATTTAATCGGGCTGCTGATCTACTTTGTGGTCAGACAGCAACACAAAAGAGACGGCGGCGTGAGTGCTAAAGAGGAATATTGCCCGCATTGCGGGCACATGATTAGAACCGGGGAGTGAATGAAATGAACAAAAAGTGGAGCTTGCTGATACTCGCAGTACTGACATCAGCTTTGCTGCTTACGGGCTGCGAAAAAAGGCTGATGTTCGTTGGATCAAGCAGTGGTAAACAAATTAAGGCATCCTATAAGCTGCTGTCAGGTACGGAAACGAAGACGCTGAAGCTCAAAGAAGGGGAAACTTTGCTGCTGGATTATACCTCCAAAGTGGATAAAGGCAAGCTGTCCATGAAGCTGTATGATCCCGATCATGAGCTTGTGAAAGAGCTTCGTACGAATGAGGCTGCAGAAGAGAAGGTGGAGATTGAAAAGGACGGCAAATACAAGCTCGAAATTGTCGGTACCGCGACCAAAGGAAGTTATAAAATCCTATATTCCACTGAAGCCGAGTAGGAAGGGCCGTCTGGCTGCGTTCTAATTAAGTCTCGTAAATGACCCTTCCGGTATCGGTAAGGTCATAGCCGTGAATGGAGCTGAGTTCGTTCTTGAAAGCCGATGACCGTAAAATGTCGATGACTGTCCCGATCCATTGCTCATGCTCCGGCTTCTTGATCATTACAAGATCATAACGCTCCTGAATGAGCGGAATGAATTCAATGCCGTCAATAATCTTGGCGGCTTTTTCTGTGCCGATGCCGACGTCAGCCTCACCCCGTGCCACCATTCCGGCTACAGCCAAATGGCTGTTCTCTATAGTGTCATAACCGCTTAACTGGGCGGGTTGGATACTGTGCAGGCGCAGCTGCTCGTCCAGCAGCACCCGCGCACCGGAGCCGCGCTCGCGGTTAATCAGCCGGAGGCCCTTCTGCTGGAGATCCGACCAGTCACAGATGCCCTTCGGATTGCCCTTTAGCACGTAAAATCCTGCACTTCGCGCCAGCATATGCACCACTACATAGGAGAAGCCGACAAGCAGCTTGCGGATATAGGGCAGGTTATATTCTCCTGTATCTCCGTCTAACAGGTGGGTGCTGACAATGTCAGACTCCCCATGATACATCGCAATCAGGCTGTCCAGACTGCCGGCATAGGAACGAAGCGGCCGGGAAGAGGGCTGGCTGCGCTCCAGGTGGGTAGCCAGAATGTCCAGCGACATATCCTGTCCGGTAATGACCACATTGACTCCGGCGGATTTACCGGTAAACGCAGGCGGCTGGGAAAAGTGCAGCGGTGCTGTAAAAGTGGCTGGCGGCAGCGCAAAGGGAGTATGGGGTAATGCGGTTGCATCACCAGCAGGAGGACCGGCCGAAGCTCCGCTGCGCGAATTCTGCTTGTAGGCCTCCAGATCGGAGAGGTCGACACGCATTTGCTTACCGACACGGTAAGAGGGCAGCTCGCCCTTTTTGATCAAATCATAAACCTTGAGCTTGGATATCTTCAATAACCGGGCGATTTCCTCGGTAGTATAGGAAGTGTTCTCAGACATGGATAAAGCCTCCTAAAGGATGGACTGCAGCAGCGATCATAAAGTCATAATAATAGCTCAAGACTACCTTATTTTGAGGTCAATCGCAATTAAAGAGCCACGGAGAGGCCGGCAAAAGTATTCAAAAAGCAAGATGTTGGCCTTGCTTCACCTGCTGTGCATCGGATAATTCAATCAGTTCGGAAACGGTGACGAACCGGAAGCCCCGTTTTGCAAGCTCGGGCAGGATGATTTTGAGCGCTTCGCCCGTCTGCGACTGTCCGTGTACATAATCATGGAACAGTACGATATCGCCGTTTTTTGCATTGCGGATGACTTTGCTGTAGATACTCCACACGCCAGGACGGTTCCAGTCGCGGGTATCCTGATGCCAGGACCACAGCACCGGCTTGAGGCCCATATTGTTGGAAACATCAATCAGCGTATCATCATACATGCCGCCAGGCGGTCTAAACAGGCTGCTGTGTTTGCCTGAGATCTTTATGATTTCCTTTTCGGTCAACTCCAGCTCCTGCAGAATCTGCTGCTCGGAAATAGGCTTCTTGAAATACACATGGTTGTAAGTATGGTTAGCCAGCTCATGCCCCTCGGCAATCACCTGCTTGGCTACCTCGGGATAGGCGGCGATTTTTTTGCCGATAGCAAAAAAGGTGCATTTGGCATTGTATTTATGCAGTACATCCAGAATCTGAATGGTCTCGGAAGGATCGGGTCCGTCGTCGAAGGTCAGTGCTATTACTTTTTGACTGGTGGGAACTTCCCAGATCATGTCTCCTCGCTGCTCATAATAATAGCGGTTTTTAATATTTGGACTGGCTAGTGCGATGTTAGTAAGCCCAAGCAGAAGCATGAATGCTGTTATTGTGGTATAGGTTATTCTGCGGCCTGTTTTCATAAGATTCACCTTTCACTCCATACATGACCCCTGGCAAAGGTACCGGGTTATTTTGCTTTAGAATGCTCCATGCACCTTACAAACTATTCACTGCGGCCGGGCAGTTGCTTAACTTTCTATTTTAGAGTGAAAGTTCTGCCGAAAATGACTTATAATGAAGTACTAAATACAGATCAATGGATAGGGGCAGCGGATATGACACTTATTGAGAAAAGAGAGCATCGGCAATATCCGGAGATTACCCGACTGGAAACCTCTAGAGCCGCATATGAGCGCGATTATTCGCGCCTGATTCATTCGCCGACTTTTCGC carries:
- a CDS encoding helix-turn-helix transcriptional regulator, whose translation is MTDRLIRLMRIITLVQAKPGILARELAERCGNSERTIYRDMDALSAMHIPITHLGHGKGYAFIGNFALYPLDLSEEESAAFSQLRGIMNDIKPLLPAHFEDAYEKIMAAEYKQKAEREEKMESVKKEAGQHWTERGTSQGEPSPFLTEILLAIMKQRSFQADYSENAYEEKEIQIDPYCLVPLENRYHLIGFCHRFGMIRAFHINGFSSVRPLNRFFSKEQFDLQSFMKQKWRLDQDSLEIEFKVKFSERMMDWIKYEELFVKPSKVDRQSRFLHFKVAVEQDIGFVRWIMKFEEEAEIVEPFYYRDMMRVQLERWLLVYK
- a CDS encoding ABC transporter ATP-binding protein, which encodes MIQPILEIEDLHTHFFTDRGEVPAVDGVDLYIDPGEVLGVVGESGCGKSVTSLSILKLVPNPPGRIVGGRILLKGQDLVPLREKEMRKIRGDAVSMIFQEPMTSLNPLFTVGQQIIETVRLHRGLSKREAREHAVEMLRKVGIPRPEAIIDEYPHQLSGGMRQRVMIAMSISCSPELLIADEPTTALDVTIQAQILDLIRRLNEEQGTAVMLITHDLGVVAEMCHRVAVMYAGKIVEEGCVRDIFKNPLHPYTRGLIQSVPRMNEVRERLYSIPGNVPILNKDMQGCRFAPRCPDMMDICRESLPELSLQEDRHSCRCWLHDSQQEDAV
- a CDS encoding ABC transporter ATP-binding protein; this translates as MSENLLEVIGLKKYYPIHKGFFNKVQGAVKAVDDISFSVNKGETFGLVGESGCGKSTTGRSLLRLIEPTAGEVWFEGQDITRLTLEEMRKRRREMQIVFQDPFSSLDPRNTVQRILEEPMIVHGVGDARQRRDTVERLADVVGLAKAHLQRYPHQFSGGQRQRIGIARALALQPKLIIADEPVSALDVSIQSQVINLMQDLQKEFGLTYIFIAHDLSVVKHICDRVAVMYLGRIVEITDKYKLYAEPQHPYTQALLSAVPEPDPDIRKKRVILQGEVPSPANAPVGCAFNTRCPRVMDVCRNVRPPLIETGPGHLTACHLYDDADTRLA
- a CDS encoding ABC transporter substrate-binding protein; the protein is MNKWSSLALAVTLGAVLTLSGCGGNNNASTESTAGGNTAATAAPESSPDSAATSQDTLILGRGGDSASLDPAIVTDGESLKIAHQVFDSLLEYKPGTSEVQASLADSWEVSADGLIYTFKLHPGVKFHDGSDFDAEAVVFNFTRWSDPASEYKFEGDSFDYYDSMFGPDGSRVIKEVKAVDATTVQFVLNQPQAPFLQNIAMTSFGIASPTAIKEKKENFKNEPVGTGPFVFTEWKHNDSITLDKNPGYWKEGLPKLNKVIVRSIPDNSARFTALQNGEIDLMEDLSPDDLSTLEGNTGLQKIERPPFNVSYLGFNFNKKPFDNVKVRQALNHAVNKQAIIEAFFSGQATAAVNPMPPSLWGYNDAVKDYEYDLEKAKALLAEAGYPEGLPDPVTLYAMPVSRPYMPDGKKVAEAIQADWEKIGVKTVIESPEWATYLDDTKVGEKDDIYMLGWTGDNGDPDNFLYTLLDKDAIPGNNRSFYINEELHTVLINAQKETDQAKRSDLYKQAQEIIKADAPWIPLVHTTPLLAAKANLKGFVPGPTGTEYYSAIYFE
- a CDS encoding ABC transporter permease — its product is MNSYLLKRVMVLIPVLIGMTIIVFSIIHAIPGDPAETILGQKATEQSKQALREQLGLDKPWLQQYFNYMGDLLQGDLGTSIRTKTPIAKEIMPYLAATLELTAASMLFATVVGVNAGILSAWRQNSWFDYTAMIIALIGVSMPIFWLGLMEQLLFSLKLHWLPSIGRMDQRNPVESITNLYVIDTILAGRWDQLWTVVKHLILPSIALGTIPMAIIARMTRSSMLEVMNSDYIRTAKAKGLSQFLVVYKHALKNSLIPVLTVVGLQTGALLGGAVLTETIFAWPGVGRYIFEAISSRDYPVIQTGILIIAFIFVIINLLVDLLYAVVDPRINYK
- the nikC gene encoding nickel transporter permease, producing MAQATVNVTPPKVPAEKGSGPWHDAWRAFRKNKTAMLGLCIILFFVLIALFAPLIAPYSFKEQELVNRLKAPSADHWFGTDDLGRDLFSRVLYGARISLWVGFSSVIGSIIVGTFLGVLAGFYGKWVDMLISRMFDILLAFPSILLAIAIVAILGPSLRNALLAIAIVNIPTYGRLVRAKVLSLKSEEYITAARAIGMTNTRILLTHILPNSLTPIIVQGTLGIATAIIEAAALGFLGLGAQPPDPEWGKMLSDSRQFIQKAPWTVIFPGMSIMLTVLGFNLMGDGLRDVLDPRMKS
- the modA gene encoding molybdate ABC transporter substrate-binding protein yields the protein MFKKLALVVMTVMLAVGLSAIPERQAEAAKKKTEIIVSAAASLQDSLDKIAVLYEKQHPDIDLVFNYGASGTLQKQIEQGAPADLFFSAGDKQMTALVDGKLISDHTELLKNQLVLIVPSDSKAKITTITQLTDKTFKKVAVGQPESVPAGQYAQQSLTAKNVWDTLQSKLVFAKDVRQVLSYVETGNADAGFVYKTDALTSKKVKIALTVGAQVHKAINYPVGIVKDSKHQAEAKAFYNYVQAKAASDIFTGYGFQLAK